A part of Capsicum annuum cultivar UCD-10X-F1 chromosome 6, UCD10Xv1.1, whole genome shotgun sequence genomic DNA contains:
- the LOC124885207 gene encoding uncharacterized protein LOC124885207, translating to MDITLRYVNKKGKVNERVIAIVRVGDTLIKTLKETICVVLMRNSLSTSKICGQGYDGASNMQGEMNGLKALICKKLYRHIASIILMMNEMIASLQIKEQDIVNAMIFLDINKTRLQLLRDDGWNALMSEVYVFRDKYDILVPKMDDFYLPGKSKRRPSSVTYSHHLRVELFYAIIDLQLQELSNHFDVVSGNLLIGKIMILAKHYPVEFGESKLRELSYQLNTFIIHMRHGDPIYSNLKGIGDLAEALVNGNLVETYSLVYLVVKLTLILPVATVTVERAFSSMKHIKNELHSSIGDAFLSDCLVCYIEKDIFVNISNDAIIDRLQNMKMCRCLV from the exons ATGGACATTACGTTGAGGTATGTTAACAAAAAAGGTAAAGTGAATGAACGAGTTATTGCGATTGTTCGTGTTGGTGATACATTGATAAAAACATTGAAGGAAACAATATGCGTGGTGCTTATGAGAAATTCTTTAAGTACATCTAAAATATGTGGACAAGGCTATGATGGGGCTAGTAACATGCAAGGAGAGATGAATGGTCTTAAAGCTTTGATTTGCAAGAAACTTTATCGGCATATTGCATCCATT atattgatgatgaatgagATGATTGCATCATTACAAATAAAAGAGCAAGATATTGTCAATGCTATGATATTTCTTGACATTAATAAGACAAGATTGCAATTGTTGAGAGATGATGGATGGAATGCTTTGATGAGTGAAGTTTATGTATTTCGTGATAAATATGACATCTTGGTACCTAAGATGGATGATTTTTATCTTCCCGGGAAGTCAAAGCGTAGGCCTTCTAGTGTTACTTACTCACATCACTTACGTGTTGAACTCTTTTATGCTATAATTGACTTGCAACTTCAAGAGCTTAGTAATCATTTTGATGTTGTGAGTGGTAACTTGCTTATTG gaaaaataatgatATTGGCCAAACATTATCCAGTTGAATTTGGTGAATCAAAGCTTCGGGAGCTTAGTTACCAACTTAATACTTTCATTATACACATGCGACATGGTGATCCTATATATTCTAATTTGAAAGGAATTGGTGATTTGGCAGAAGCACTAGTTAATGGAAATCTTGTGGAGACTTATTCTCTTGTGTACTTAGTTGTGAAGTTGACCTTGATTCTACCAGTAGCTACTGTAACTGTAGAAAGAgctttttcatccatgaagcatATCAAGAATGAATTGCATAGCAGTATTGGTGATGCATTTTTAAGTGATTGTTTAGTTTGTTACATTGAGAAGGatatatttgtaaatataagCAACGATGCAATCATTGACCGTCTTCAGAATATGAAAATGTGTCGATGTCTAGTATGA